The following proteins come from a genomic window of Clupea harengus chromosome 22, Ch_v2.0.2, whole genome shotgun sequence:
- the golim4b gene encoding Golgi integral membrane protein 4b isoform X5 — protein MGKGVCSRRQRKIFQSFLLITVICGSMYAFMISYEMHKQLKKTEAMAQKYQQHQESLSAQLQVVYEHRSRLEKSLQKERMEHKKAKDDHLVYKLESEHLLNKEKQESTNRFNALQAQHQMLKSQHEDLKKQYYEMQEQHQNQGENHERVLDEHREQIDHLQRTKEVEISRLKENVYNLKEENRQLRKAHQDIRTQLLDVRQQHKDLRTSNDQLQLTVEDHRSALAVAELHVQELHRLKGQTLSATQAVPHSPREGPPHVQSLGLGAPETKPSPHTQPGHTTTQAHTPMASYKEKVEPEVSHHVIPDVVRVESDNKQTVEPKQVQMVPEEAKEHKVLENREKTSFQHWRSRLEHTVLDGDPGRKRLHSHEENQRKEGLSRLKRQPEILNPDIVLVDLHPHHKDRDEVGDIHMPANDLKDEVLNPAEDPNNQGEDEFEEAEQKQLDEPVPPEQAARRPTGSQERVAQEEQLVMAGSPDQQEDNLDDQYEEAEEDQAGDDMVEDKQEREEDVPNEEDPYRAMD, from the exons ATGGGGAAAGGAGTATGTTCCAGGAGACAGAGGAAAATATTTCAGTCTTTTTTACTTATTACTGTCATCTGTGGAAGTatgtatgcattcatgatatcaTACGAGATGCACAAGCAGCTAAAAAAGACGGAGGCGATGGCTCAGAAGTATCAGCAACACCAGGAATCACTGTCCGCTCAGCTTCAAG TGGTCTATGAGCACAGGTCCAGACTGGAGAAATCACTGCAGAAGGAGAGAATGGAACACAAGAAGGCCAAAGATG ATCACCTTGTATATAAACTTGAGTCCGAACACTTACTGAACAAGGAAAAG CAGGAGTCAACCAATCGCTTCAATGCATTGCAGGCACAACATCAGATGCTAAAG AGCCAACATGAAGACTTGAAGAAACAGTATTATGAGATGCAGGAGCAACACCAGAACCAAGGGGAAAACCACGAGCGAGTCTTGGACGAACACCGAGAGCAGATTGACCATCTCCAAAGGACCAAAGAGGTGGAGATCTCCAGACTCAAAG AGAATGTCTATAACCTAAAGGAGGAGAACCGTCAGCTGAGGAAAGCACATCAAGACATCCGCACTCAGCTGCTGGACGTGCGG CAACAACACAAGGACTTAAGGACTTCAAATGATCAACTTCAACTAACTGTAGAAGATCACAGGAGTGCTCTTGCTGTCGCAGAG CTCCACGTGCAGGAGCTGCATCGTCTCAAAGGGCAGACTCTCAGCGCTACCCAGGCCGTGCCTCACAGCCCCAGAGAAGGTCCTCCTCACGTGCAGAGCCTTGGCCTGGGAGCCCCAGAGACCAAacccagccctcacacacagccagggcacaccaccacacaggcacacactccg ATGGCCAGTTACAAGGAGAAGGTGGAGCCTGAAGTCTCCCATCACGTAATACCAGATGTGGTAAGAGTTGAGAGTGACAACAAACAGACAGTGGAACCAAAACAGGTGCAGATGGTTCCTGAAGAGGCAAAGGAACATAAGGTTTTGGAAAACCGAGAGAAGACGAGCTTTCAGCACTGGCGTAGCCGGTTAGAACACACTGTGTTGGATGGAGATCCTGGCAGGAAGCGGCTGCACTCTCATGAGGAAAACCAGAGGAAGGAGGGGCTCAGCAGACTGAAGAGGCAGCCAGAGATACTAAACCCAGACATTGTCCTTG tAGACTTGCATCCACATCACAAGGACAGAGATGAGGTTGGGGACATTCATATGCCTGCCAAC GACCTGAAAGATGAGGTGCTGAATCCTGCAGAAGACCCCAACAACCAGGGAGAGGATGAGTTTGAGGAGGCAGAGCAGAAGCAGCTGGACGAGCCAGTCCCGCCAGAGCAGGCAGCTCGTCGGCCAACCGGCAGCCAGGAGCGGGTGGCCCAGGaggagcagctggtg atGGCAGGAAGTCCAGACCAGCAGGAAGACAATCTGGATGACCAATACGAAGAGGCCGAGGAAGAT CAGGCTGGGGATGATATGGTGGAGgataaacaggagagagaggaggatgtgcCAAATGAAGAAGACCCATACA GGGCCATGGATTGA